The region CTGGTGACCACTTACATATTTCCGCCCATCCTTCTGGCCATTCCCTACTCCGTGGTTATGGGAAAGCTGGAGCTTATTAACACAAGGATTGGCCTGGTTATCGTGTACCTGTCCTTCTCCGTGCCATATGCGGTGTGGCTCCTGACCGGATTTTTCAGGACCGTACCCCTGGAAATCGAGGAGGCGGCCAGAATCGACGGGGCCAATAAGATGCAGACCTTTGTCCGGGTGGTGCTTCCGCTGGTGGCGCCCGGCGTGGTGGCCACGGCCATCTACACCTTCATCAATACCTGGAATGAGTTTCTGTATGCGTTGATTTTGATGAATAATACCAGCAAGATGACGGTTGCGGTTGCCCTGCGCTCCCTGGACGGAGCTGAGATACTGGACTGGGGCGACATGATGGCAGCATCTGCTCTGGTGGTGCTTCCCTCTGTGATTTTCTTCTGTCTCATACAGAATAAGATTGCGGGCGGCATGTCGGATGGCGCTGTGAAATCCTAATGAATTTAACAGAAAGGTAAAAGGTGTTATATTTTATGGAAGCTTTAACAGGAATCATTGGATACGGCGTGATAGGCTCCGGCTATTTCGGGGCGGAGCTGGCACGTATCATGAATACAAAACAGGGGGCGCAGATACGGGCCGTCTATGACCCTGAAAATGGAGGCACCGTGGCGGCGGAGCTGGGATGCGATGCAGAGGACAGCCTGGAATCGCTGGTATCCAGGAAGGATATACAGGCCGTGATTGTAGCCACTCCCAACTATCTGCACAAGGAGCCCGTGCTGGCCGCCGCGGGGCATGGACTTCATGTGTTCTGTGAAAAGCCCATTGCATTAAGCTTTGAGGACTGCCGGGAGATGGTGGATGCGTGTCAGGAAAACCATGTGGTGTTCATGGCCGGTCATGTGATGAACTTTTTCAGGGGCGTGAGAAAGGCCAAGGAACTCATAGGACAGGGCGTTATCGGGGATATTCTCTACTGCCACGGGGCCCGCAATGCGTGGGAGGGAACCGGGGCATCCGAAACCTGGAAAAAGACACGATCCAAATCAGGAGGACACCTGTACCACCACATCCATGAGCTGGACTGCGTTCAGTTTCTTATGGGAGGCTGTCCTGAAACAGTGACCATGGCAGGCGGCAATGTTGCCCACAGGGACGACCGGTTCG is a window of Enterocloster clostridioformis DNA encoding:
- a CDS encoding carbohydrate ABC transporter permease, which translates into the protein MKKFKAGNIISHIYLIILTFISIFPLVWIIISSLKGKGELTGNPTAFWPKTWTFDYYAHVINDLKFFVNIKNSVIISLVTTLIAITVAALAAYGIVRFFTRLGSAMSKVLVTTYIFPPILLAIPYSVVMGKLELINTRIGLVIVYLSFSVPYAVWLLTGFFRTVPLEIEEAARIDGANKMQTFVRVVLPLVAPGVVATAIYTFINTWNEFLYALILMNNTSKMTVAVALRSLDGAEILDWGDMMAASALVVLPSVIFFCLIQNKIAGGMSDGAVKS
- a CDS encoding Gfo/Idh/MocA family protein codes for the protein MEALTGIIGYGVIGSGYFGAELARIMNTKQGAQIRAVYDPENGGTVAAELGCDAEDSLESLVSRKDIQAVIVATPNYLHKEPVLAAAGHGLHVFCEKPIALSFEDCREMVDACQENHVVFMAGHVMNFFRGVRKAKELIGQGVIGDILYCHGARNAWEGTGASETWKKTRSKSGGHLYHHIHELDCVQFLMGGCPETVTMAGGNVAHRDDRFGDEDDMLFITMEYPGSRYAVLEYGSAFRWQEHYLLIQGTMGAIKIDMCNCGMTLKTGQKEEHFLVHRTKEEDDDRTRIYRETERDNGNQFGRPGRKPFLWLRGIMDEEMEFLNNVLHGARVTDEFLPLLTGEAARNSIATADACTLSLREDRKVKLSEIMN